From a region of the Apis mellifera strain DH4 linkage group LG2, Amel_HAv3.1, whole genome shotgun sequence genome:
- the LOC552453 gene encoding restin homolog — MYIFYILYIVLLTFEYLDCGRVHKIPVTLNQREIRYAEGGTCNSNPGNPNNSKKTTEKSSNIAQKAAQEAKAASDAQNIAGQQAARQVKTQLAEKAVQAAKAAEEVLSGKKVIVDQLQEEVREAQSVVQEESASMEQEQANVNAAVQAARQSQDQLKTLTRAMQTAKANAANAQAAANGAQKSLREKEELVDAAKRRVEELSSQLKNARQELANTNRAAARASAAASEAKANASRNKRRLENIRKMRTMKKRCIHA, encoded by the exons ATGTACATCTTTTACATTCTTTATATCG tactGCTCactttcgaatatttagaTTGTGGAAGGGTTCATAAGATTCCAGTTACCTTA AATCAAAGAGAAATACGTTACGCCGAAGGAGGAACTTGTAACAGCAATCCAGGTAATccaaataattcaaagaaaactACAGAGAAAAGTAGTAACATCGCGCAGAAAGCTGCACAGGAAGCCAAAGCTGCTTCAGATGCGCAGAATATTGCTGGTCAGCAAGCCGCACGTCAa gtGAAAACACAACTTGCTGAAAAAGCAGTACAGGCTGCAAAAGCTGCAGAAGAGGTGCTTTCAGGGAAGAAAGTAATAGTAGATCAATTACAAGAAGAAGTGAGGGAAGCACAATCAGTTGTTCAAGAAGAGTCTGCATCCATGGAACAAGAGCAAGCTAACGTTAATGCTGCTGTACAAGCAGCACGTCAGTCACAAGATCAg TTGAAAACATTAACACGGGCGATGCAAACAGCTAAGGCGAATGCGGCAAACGCACAGGCTGCTGCGAACGGGGCGCAAAAGAGTttacgagagaaagaagaattggTAGATGCGGCGAAAAGGCGGGTTGAAGAATTGTCAAGTCAGCTGAAGAATGCTAGACAAGAGCTTGCTAACACGAATCGTGCGGCTGCTAGGGCAAGTGCTGCTGCTAGCGAAGCGAAAGCCAACGCTAGCAGGAACAAAAGACGACTGGAGAACATTCGAAAGATGAGGACCATGAAAAAAAG atGCATACATGCTTAA